One Bradyrhizobium sp. ISRA464 genomic window carries:
- a CDS encoding maleylacetate reductase, translating to MSQSFTYQVSPMRVVFGVGTIAKLGDELERLGVKRALVLASRRQQAELGDLAALTGGRMAGLFEGAVVHTPVAVTERAMQAVHDLKPDGVVAIGAGAATGLSKAIALRTDLPQLILPTSYAGSEMTPVLGETVEGVKTTQSSPKILPEAVIYDVNLTVSMPAKFSAISGLNAIAHAAEALYARDGNPITSLMAEEAIAKLASSLPEVIARPRDLEARSDALYGAWLCAVCLGTVGMALHHKLCHTVGALFDLPHAETHAVLLPHTIAYNTPAAPDAIGRAARALGVANAASGLFDLSARLGAPRALAEIGMPEDGIARAAELATKNPYWNPRPIEQEGIRDLLKRAWAGERPQEG from the coding sequence ATGTCGCAGTCCTTCACCTATCAGGTCAGCCCGATGCGGGTGGTGTTCGGGGTCGGCACCATCGCGAAATTGGGGGACGAGCTCGAGCGTCTCGGCGTCAAGCGCGCGCTGGTGCTGGCAAGCCGCCGGCAGCAGGCCGAGCTCGGCGATCTCGCGGCATTGACCGGCGGCCGCATGGCCGGGCTGTTTGAGGGGGCCGTGGTGCACACGCCGGTCGCGGTCACTGAGCGGGCGATGCAGGCCGTGCACGATCTGAAGCCCGACGGGGTCGTTGCGATCGGCGCGGGCGCCGCGACCGGCCTGAGCAAGGCGATCGCACTGCGCACCGACCTGCCGCAACTGATCCTGCCGACCAGCTACGCCGGGTCCGAAATGACGCCGGTGCTGGGAGAGACGGTCGAAGGCGTCAAGACCACGCAGTCGTCGCCAAAGATCCTACCCGAGGCCGTGATCTATGACGTCAACCTGACCGTCTCGATGCCGGCAAAATTCTCCGCGATCTCCGGCCTCAACGCGATCGCGCACGCGGCCGAGGCGCTCTATGCGCGCGACGGCAATCCGATCACCTCGCTGATGGCGGAAGAGGCAATTGCGAAGCTCGCATCGTCGCTGCCGGAGGTGATTGCGCGGCCGCGCGATCTCGAGGCGCGTTCGGACGCGCTTTACGGCGCATGGCTGTGCGCCGTCTGCCTCGGCACGGTCGGCATGGCGCTGCATCACAAGCTCTGTCACACGGTCGGTGCATTGTTCGACCTGCCGCATGCCGAGACCCACGCGGTGCTGCTGCCACACACCATCGCCTACAACACGCCGGCGGCACCTGATGCGATCGGCCGCGCCGCGAGGGCGCTTGGTGTGGCCAACGCGGCCAGTGGCCTGTTCGACCTGTCGGCGCGGCTTGGCGCACCGCGCGCGCTTGCGGAGATCGGCATGCCCGAAGACGGTATCGCAAGGGCCGCCGAGCTCGCCACCAAGAATCCCTACTGGAATCCGCGGCCGATCGAGCAAGAAGGCATTCGCGATCTGCTGAAGCGGGCATGGGCCGGCGAGCGGCCGCAGGAAGGGTAG
- a CDS encoding GH1 family beta-glucosidase: MFDKFSRRQFAGLAGLSALGLSAPAQAAKEPPRPDGASFPVGFVWGTATSSYQVEGAVNEDGRGRSIWDTFTHTPGKIEDGTSGDRANDHYHRYKEDVRLIRDLGARAYRFSIAWPRVFPDGTGAPNPKGLDFYHRLVDELLANGIEPYATLYHWDLPQALQDRVGGWQSRETSKAFGDYAGYVAQRLTDRVKNIFTLNEVGRFIPFGYGLGIDAPGLKLPQAQVNQARHHVALAHGLAVQAIRAKGRAGTRVGPAENITACVPAINTPENIHATEIATRELNAGFLGVVLEGKYTEGFLQWAGADAPKFTADELKIISQPNDFVGLNIYAPQVYVVATDHAPGWRPLPMPASFPHMNSEWLRIAPEVIYWAPRIAAKLWNIKSIYISENGTSGEDKLHPDGQIYDVDRIMFLRNYLAQLQRATAEGVPVHGYFLWSLMDNFEWIFGYAKRFGLYRVDFETQARVPKLSAAFYRDVIARNAIGV; the protein is encoded by the coding sequence ATGTTCGATAAATTCTCGCGCCGGCAGTTTGCGGGCCTTGCAGGCCTCTCGGCGCTTGGGCTGTCGGCCCCCGCCCAAGCTGCGAAGGAGCCGCCGCGGCCGGACGGAGCGAGCTTTCCCGTCGGCTTCGTCTGGGGCACCGCGACGTCGTCCTACCAGGTCGAGGGCGCGGTCAACGAGGATGGCCGCGGCCGTTCGATCTGGGACACCTTCACCCACACGCCGGGCAAGATCGAGGACGGCACCAGCGGCGATCGCGCCAATGATCACTATCACCGCTACAAGGAGGACGTCCGCCTGATCCGGGACCTCGGCGCCAGGGCCTATCGCTTCTCGATCGCCTGGCCACGGGTGTTTCCGGACGGCACCGGCGCGCCGAACCCGAAGGGCCTCGACTTCTACCACCGCCTGGTCGACGAACTGCTGGCAAACGGCATCGAGCCCTACGCCACGCTTTATCACTGGGACCTGCCGCAGGCGCTGCAGGACCGCGTCGGCGGCTGGCAATCCCGCGAGACGTCGAAGGCGTTCGGCGACTATGCCGGCTATGTCGCGCAGCGGCTCACCGACCGCGTCAAGAACATCTTCACCCTCAACGAGGTCGGGCGCTTCATCCCCTTCGGTTACGGCCTCGGCATCGACGCACCCGGGTTGAAGCTTCCGCAGGCGCAGGTGAACCAGGCGCGCCACCACGTCGCGCTGGCGCATGGGCTCGCAGTGCAGGCAATCCGCGCCAAGGGGCGTGCCGGCACGCGGGTCGGCCCGGCCGAGAACATCACTGCCTGCGTGCCCGCGATCAACACGCCGGAGAACATCCACGCCACCGAGATCGCGACGCGTGAACTCAATGCTGGCTTTCTCGGCGTCGTCCTCGAAGGCAAGTACACCGAGGGCTTCCTGCAATGGGCTGGTGCGGACGCGCCCAAATTCACTGCGGACGAATTGAAGATCATTTCGCAGCCCAACGATTTCGTCGGCTTGAACATCTACGCGCCGCAAGTCTACGTCGTCGCCACCGACCATGCGCCGGGCTGGCGACCGCTGCCGATGCCGGCGTCGTTCCCGCATATGAACTCGGAATGGCTGCGGATCGCGCCGGAAGTGATCTACTGGGCGCCGCGGATTGCCGCCAAGCTGTGGAACATCAAGAGCATCTATATCAGCGAGAACGGAACGTCCGGCGAGGACAAACTGCATCCGGACGGCCAGATCTACGACGTCGACCGCATCATGTTCCTGCGCAACTATCTCGCGCAGCTGCAGCGCGCCACCGCCGAAGGCGTCCCGGTTCACGGCTATTTCCTGTGGAGCCTGATGGACAATTTCGAATGGATCTTCGGCTACGCGAAACGCTTCGGCCTGTACCGGGTGGATTTCGAGACCCAGGCGCGCGTGCCGAAGCTGAGCGCGGCATTCTATCGTGACGTGATCGCGCGCAACGCGATCGGAGTGTGA
- a CDS encoding M1 family metallopeptidase, which translates to MSKPASHHRWAFLRRVAAATVLLSVAAGARAEQTFSFDSTLGGLPKVVVPVNYAIELTLDFANLVLPGVETVDIEVREPTAQVTLNTISTTFGDVSADDGAQRAAVTTDAAAQTATLTFAQPLAAGRHKLRIAFTAQINKFGSGLFSVDYPTRTGMKRLISSKLEPANARRIFPCWDEPAFKATFALSVVIPRNLLAVGNMPVASEAQVSDNLKRVTFAPTPRMSSYLFVLTVGELARVTADAGGVTLGVVTTQGKTEQGRFALDSAVKLLAYYNDYFGVKYPLPKLDLIAVPGGFGGAMENWGGITFFESRLLFDPATNAESARRGIFAIIAHEMAHMWFGDLVTMAWWDNLWLNEGFASWMATKASEHFYPQWQNWLNGYGAKQFAMALDARRTSHPIQQPIADHSEAVTAFDAITYNKGQALIRMLENYLGAQAFRDGIRKYMAVHAYSNSTTADLWQALESAAGKRIAGVAASSYLALLDALDIGDHRAVWDQVISSFAMLDRLARARDERPVIQAYARAKLRPVFDRLGWEGGPADDDTALLRASLIRTLGDFGDKAIVAEAKRRFAAFLVDSDALPNALRDPVTHLVGITADRSTYDTLLALARKSTVTNERLRYYFAAASSHDPALAQATLALTLTNELPDTIVPGMIGAVASAGEQPQLAWDFVRNNFDALLAKQGPNFRDQFVPNLMANFTDAAHAAELAAFAPSQSTSGGRMMVARALESIAISGDLQARMLPVVGAWIRAHKQ; encoded by the coding sequence ATGAGCAAGCCTGCAAGCCATCACCGATGGGCGTTTCTGCGTCGCGTTGCCGCGGCGACTGTCCTGCTGTCAGTGGCGGCTGGCGCGCGCGCCGAGCAGACCTTTTCCTTCGACAGCACGCTGGGAGGGTTGCCGAAGGTCGTCGTTCCCGTGAATTACGCGATCGAGCTGACGCTCGATTTCGCTAATCTCGTGCTGCCCGGCGTCGAGACTGTCGACATCGAGGTGCGCGAGCCGACCGCTCAGGTGACGCTGAACACGATCAGCACGACGTTCGGCGATGTCTCCGCCGATGACGGGGCGCAGCGCGCCGCGGTCACGACCGATGCCGCTGCGCAGACGGCGACGCTGACCTTCGCCCAGCCGCTTGCGGCGGGCCGGCACAAGCTGCGTATCGCTTTCACCGCGCAGATCAACAAGTTCGGCAGCGGCCTGTTCTCGGTCGATTATCCGACCCGGACCGGCATGAAGCGGCTGATCTCGAGCAAGCTCGAGCCGGCGAATGCACGGCGGATATTTCCGTGCTGGGACGAGCCGGCGTTCAAGGCAACCTTTGCCCTCAGCGTCGTGATCCCGCGCAATCTGCTGGCGGTCGGCAACATGCCGGTGGCAAGCGAAGCGCAGGTCTCCGACAACCTCAAGAGAGTGACCTTCGCGCCGACACCGAGGATGTCGAGCTATCTCTTCGTGCTCACCGTGGGCGAACTGGCGCGTGTCACGGCGGACGCCGGCGGCGTCACGCTCGGTGTGGTGACGACGCAAGGCAAGACCGAGCAGGGGCGGTTCGCGCTCGACAGCGCGGTCAAGCTGCTCGCCTACTACAACGACTATTTCGGGGTGAAATATCCGCTGCCCAAGCTCGACCTGATCGCGGTGCCCGGCGGGTTTGGCGGAGCGATGGAGAATTGGGGCGGCATCACCTTCTTCGAGAGCCGGCTGCTGTTCGATCCCGCGACCAATGCGGAGTCTGCGCGGCGCGGCATCTTTGCTATCATCGCGCATGAAATGGCGCATATGTGGTTCGGCGACCTCGTCACGATGGCCTGGTGGGACAATCTCTGGCTCAACGAAGGTTTCGCAAGCTGGATGGCGACCAAGGCCTCGGAGCATTTCTACCCGCAATGGCAGAACTGGCTGAACGGCTATGGCGCCAAGCAATTCGCCATGGCGCTCGATGCGCGCCGCACCTCGCATCCGATCCAGCAGCCGATCGCCGATCACAGCGAAGCGGTCACGGCCTTCGATGCCATCACCTACAACAAGGGCCAGGCGCTGATCCGGATGCTGGAGAACTATCTCGGCGCGCAGGCCTTCCGCGACGGCATTCGCAAATACATGGCTGTGCACGCCTATAGCAACAGCACGACCGCCGATCTCTGGCAGGCGCTGGAGAGCGCCGCCGGCAAGCGGATCGCGGGCGTGGCTGCGTCGTCCTACCTCGCGCTGCTCGATGCGCTCGACATCGGCGATCATCGCGCCGTGTGGGACCAGGTGATCTCGTCGTTTGCCATGCTCGACCGCCTGGCGCGCGCTCGCGACGAACGGCCGGTCATCCAGGCCTATGCGCGCGCGAAGCTCCGCCCGGTGTTCGACAGGCTCGGATGGGAAGGCGGCCCGGCCGATGACGACACCGCGCTGTTGCGCGCCAGCCTGATCCGTACGCTCGGCGATTTCGGCGACAAGGCCATCGTCGCCGAGGCGAAGCGGCGGTTCGCAGCGTTCCTGGTGGATTCCGACGCGCTCCCCAACGCGTTGCGCGACCCCGTGACCCATCTCGTCGGCATCACGGCCGACCGCTCAACCTACGACACGCTGCTCGCGCTGGCGCGCAAGAGCACCGTCACCAACGAGCGCCTGCGTTATTATTTTGCCGCCGCCAGCAGCCACGATCCCGCCCTAGCGCAAGCGACGCTGGCATTGACGTTGACCAACGAACTGCCCGACACGATCGTCCCGGGCATGATCGGCGCGGTCGCGTCCGCAGGCGAGCAGCCGCAGCTCGCCTGGGATTTCGTTCGGAACAATTTCGATGCGCTGCTGGCGAAGCAGGGACCGAATTTTCGCGATCAGTTCGTGCCCAACTTGATGGCCAACTTCACCGATGCGGCCCACGCGGCCGAGCTCGCTGCCTTCGCGCCGTCGCAATCGACCAGCGGCGGGCGGATGATGGTGGCGCGGGCGCTGGAATCGATCGCGATCTCCGGCGATCTGCAGGCGCGCATGTTGCCGGTGGTCGGTGCCTGGATCAGGGCGCACAAGCAGTGA
- a CDS encoding acetolactate synthase large subunit translates to MVKGSDLLVAALENEGVERVFGVPGEENLDVVESLRTSSIKLIVTRHEQAAAFMAATYGRLTGRPGVCMTTLGPGALNLTTGAAYALLGAMPMVMLTGQKGIMSSRQAKFQIVDIVNTFRPLTKLSLQIVSTATIPTLVRDAFRIAMQERPGPVLLELPEDIAGEEAEPVAMVPPHPIEIPIAHAAALDRAADMILKAQRPLIMLGAAASRPRSTAGIGDFVRRTKIPFFTTQMGKGTVSGGTNLYMGTAALSERDYVHEAIDRADLIIAIGHDTIEKPPFIMGPKGPQVIHVSYTPANVEQVYFPQCEVIGDVGPSLELLADRVEGRLPHASALHSLREGILAKITDRATEGRWPPTPQRIVHDVRQVIPEDGIVALDNGMYKIWFARNYRTLLANSLLLDNALATMGAGLPSAMMAAMLYPKTRVLAVCGDGGFMMNSQELETAVRLKLNLVILILEDSAYGMIRWKQAVDHFPDFGLTFDNPDFVKYAESYGAKGSRIENTEAIVPTLERAFAGGGVHLVVVPVDYTENKRVLVDELREKVQQIDVS, encoded by the coding sequence ATGGTTAAAGGCTCCGATTTGCTGGTCGCCGCCCTCGAGAACGAGGGTGTGGAACGTGTGTTCGGTGTTCCCGGCGAGGAGAATCTCGACGTTGTCGAGAGCCTGCGCACATCCTCGATCAAGCTGATCGTCACACGTCACGAGCAGGCCGCGGCCTTCATGGCGGCGACCTATGGCCGGCTGACCGGAAGGCCCGGCGTGTGCATGACGACGCTCGGACCCGGTGCGCTCAATCTCACCACCGGCGCTGCCTATGCGCTGCTCGGCGCGATGCCGATGGTGATGCTCACGGGCCAGAAAGGCATCATGAGCAGCCGCCAGGCCAAGTTCCAGATCGTCGATATCGTCAACACGTTCCGTCCACTGACCAAACTGTCACTGCAGATCGTCAGCACCGCGACCATTCCGACGCTGGTCCGGGACGCCTTCCGGATCGCGATGCAGGAGCGCCCGGGCCCCGTGCTGCTCGAACTCCCGGAGGATATCGCAGGCGAGGAGGCGGAACCGGTGGCCATGGTGCCGCCGCATCCGATCGAAATCCCCATCGCGCATGCCGCGGCGCTCGACCGCGCCGCAGACATGATCCTGAAGGCGCAGCGCCCGTTGATCATGCTGGGTGCCGCGGCCTCGCGCCCGCGCAGCACGGCCGGCATCGGCGACTTCGTCCGACGCACCAAGATTCCGTTCTTCACCACGCAGATGGGCAAGGGCACGGTGTCCGGCGGGACCAATCTCTACATGGGCACCGCCGCGCTGAGCGAACGCGACTATGTGCATGAGGCGATCGACCGCGCCGATCTCATCATCGCAATCGGGCATGACACGATCGAGAAGCCGCCCTTCATCATGGGTCCCAAGGGACCGCAGGTGATCCATGTCAGCTATACGCCGGCGAATGTCGAGCAGGTCTATTTCCCGCAGTGTGAAGTGATCGGCGATGTCGGTCCGAGCCTCGAGCTGTTGGCCGACCGGGTCGAGGGACGGCTCCCGCACGCCAGCGCGCTGCACAGCCTTCGCGAGGGCATTCTGGCGAAAATCACCGACCGCGCCACCGAGGGCCGCTGGCCGCCGACGCCGCAACGCATCGTGCATGACGTCCGTCAGGTCATTCCCGAAGACGGCATCGTCGCGCTCGACAACGGCATGTACAAGATCTGGTTCGCCCGCAATTACCGCACGCTGCTGGCGAACTCGCTGCTGCTCGACAATGCGCTCGCGACCATGGGCGCCGGCCTGCCGTCGGCGATGATGGCGGCGATGCTCTATCCGAAGACCCGGGTGCTCGCGGTCTGCGGCGATGGCGGCTTCATGATGAATTCGCAGGAGCTGGAGACCGCCGTGCGGCTCAAGCTCAACCTCGTGATCCTGATCCTGGAAGATTCCGCCTACGGCATGATCCGCTGGAAGCAGGCGGTCGACCATTTCCCCGATTTCGGTCTCACCTTCGACAATCCGGATTTCGTCAAATATGCCGAGAGCTACGGCGCGAAGGGTTCGCGGATCGAGAACACCGAGGCGATCGTCCCGACGCTGGAGCGAGCCTTCGCCGGCGGCGGCGTGCATCTCGTCGTGGTTCCCGTCGATTACACCGAGAACAAGCGGGTGCTGGTCGACGAGTTGCGTGAAAAGGTGCAGCAGATCGATGTGTCGTAA
- the pgm gene encoding phosphoglucomutase (alpha-D-glucose-1,6-bisphosphate-dependent) → MTAPHPAAGKPVDPASLANVPRLVTAYFAGKPDAHDPAQRVAFGTSGHRGSSLKNSFNEDHILATTQAICDYRREAGLTGPLFIGIDTHALAEPALVSAVEVFAANGVEIMIDAQGGYTPTPVVSHAILSYNKGRNTGLADGVVITPSHNPPEDGGYKYNPPHGGPADTDVTAVVEKNANRYIEAGLNGVARIPYERARKAATTHLHDYITPYVADLGNTVDLALIKSAGVRIGIDPLGGAAVHYWQPIIARYGINATVVNDAVDPTFRFMTVDWDGKIRMDCSSPYAMASLIGMRDKFDVAFANDTDADRHGIVTRSNGLMNPNHFLATAIAYLFAHRPQWSKDAAIGKTIVSSSIIDRVAKKLNRKLVETPVGFKWFVEGLGSGAFGFAGEESAGASFIKRDGSVWTTDKDGIILGLLAAEIIAKTGRDPSELFNELTAEFGVPYYERIDVAATPKQKSALKALGPEQLNMTQLAGDAVRAVRTKAPGNDQPFGGIKVESESGWFAARPSGTEDVYKIYAESFRGPDHLKQIQSDAQAAIAKVF, encoded by the coding sequence GTGACGGCACCACATCCCGCGGCCGGCAAACCCGTCGATCCCGCTTCGCTCGCCAATGTGCCACGGCTGGTCACGGCCTATTTCGCCGGCAAGCCTGACGCCCATGATCCCGCCCAGCGAGTTGCCTTCGGCACCTCGGGCCACCGCGGCTCGTCGCTGAAGAATTCCTTCAACGAGGACCACATCCTCGCCACCACGCAGGCGATCTGCGATTATCGCCGCGAGGCCGGGCTGACCGGCCCGCTGTTCATCGGCATCGACACCCATGCGCTGGCCGAGCCGGCGCTGGTCAGCGCGGTCGAGGTGTTCGCCGCGAACGGCGTCGAGATCATGATCGATGCGCAGGGCGGCTACACGCCGACACCGGTGGTCTCGCACGCGATCCTGAGCTACAATAAGGGCCGCAACACGGGGCTTGCCGACGGCGTCGTCATCACGCCGTCGCACAACCCGCCGGAGGATGGCGGCTACAAGTACAATCCGCCGCATGGCGGCCCGGCTGACACCGACGTCACCGCGGTGGTCGAGAAGAACGCCAACCGCTATATCGAGGCCGGCCTCAACGGCGTGGCGCGGATTCCGTATGAGCGCGCGCGCAAGGCCGCGACCACGCACCTTCACGATTACATCACCCCTTACGTCGCCGACCTCGGCAACACCGTCGATCTTGCCCTGATCAAGTCCGCCGGCGTCAGGATCGGCATCGATCCGCTCGGCGGCGCCGCGGTGCATTATTGGCAGCCGATCATCGCGCGTTACGGGATCAATGCGACCGTCGTCAACGACGCGGTCGACCCGACCTTCCGCTTCATGACCGTGGATTGGGACGGCAAGATCCGGATGGACTGCTCGTCGCCCTACGCGATGGCAAGCCTGATCGGGATGCGCGATAAGTTCGATGTCGCCTTCGCCAACGACACCGACGCCGACCGCCACGGCATCGTCACCCGCTCGAACGGGTTGATGAACCCGAACCATTTCCTGGCCACCGCGATCGCCTATCTGTTCGCGCACCGGCCGCAATGGAGCAAGGACGCGGCGATCGGCAAGACCATCGTGTCGAGCTCGATCATCGATCGCGTCGCCAAGAAGCTGAACCGCAAGCTGGTCGAGACACCGGTCGGCTTCAAATGGTTCGTGGAGGGACTCGGCAGCGGCGCGTTCGGCTTTGCCGGCGAGGAGAGCGCCGGCGCCTCGTTCATCAAGCGCGACGGCTCGGTCTGGACCACGGATAAGGACGGCATCATTCTGGGTCTGCTGGCGGCGGAAATCATCGCGAAGACCGGTCGCGACCCGAGCGAATTGTTCAATGAGCTTACCGCCGAATTCGGCGTTCCCTATTACGAGCGCATCGACGTGGCAGCGACGCCGAAGCAGAAAAGCGCGCTGAAGGCGCTCGGGCCTGAGCAACTCAACATGACGCAACTGGCCGGCGATGCCGTGCGTGCGGTCAGGACGAAAGCGCCGGGCAACGACCAGCCGTTCGGCGGCATCAAGGTCGAGAGCGAGTCCGGCTGGTTCGCCGCGCGCCCGTCCGGCACCGAGGACGTCTACAAGATCTACGCCGAGAGCTTCCGGGGGCCCGATCATCTCAAGCAGATCCAGAGCGACGCGCAGGCCGCGATCGCCAAGGTGTTTTGA